The sequence GACCCAGCCGGGCGAATCGTTTCTCGACAAAATGATTGCCCTGGTGGAAGGGGCTTCGCGGCAGAAAACGCCCAATGAAATTGCCCTGACGATTTTGCTGGCGGGCTTTACGCTGGTATTTATCATCGTCTGCGTCACGCTGCAACCCTTTGCCGAATACGCCAACACACCCATTACCATTGCCGCCCTGATTTCGCTGTTCGTCTGCCTCATCCCGACCACCATCGGCGGGCTGCTGTCGGCCATCGGTATTGCGGGGATGGACCGGGCGCTGCGGGCCAACGTAATCGCCAAATCGGGCCGGGCGGTGGAAACGGCGGGCGACATCGACACGCTGCTGCTCGATAAAACGGGCACCATCACCATCGGCAACCGGAAAGCCACGCACTTCTACGCCGCCCCGGACATCGCCCAACCCGACATGGTGCGGGCCTCGGCGCTGAGTTCGCTGGCCGACGAAACGCCCGAAGGCAAGTCGATTGTGGAGCTGGTTGAGCGAATGTACAATGTACAATGTACAATGCACAATGGCGAGCTAGCCCTGAAAAAAGCGGATCAGACCATCATACAGTCTTCATTAGCCACTGTGCATTTTATCAAGTTTACCGCCGAAACGCGTTCATCGGGTATCGATCTGCCTGTCAACGGCCCGTCAGGTACGTTCCTGCGCATCCGTAAAGGAGCCGTCGATTCGATCCGAACCATCGTGACGAAGGCGGGCCATGCCTTTCCGGCAGAAACCGACGCCAAAGCCAGGGAGATTGCGGCTAATGGCGGAACGCCGCTGGTGGTGACGGAGAACGAACGCGTAATGGGCGTGGTGGAGCTTCAGGACATTATCAAGCCGGGGATCTCGGAACGCTTCGACCGCCTGCGGAAGATGGGCGTAAAAACGGTAATGGTAACGGGCGACAACCCGCTGACGGCCAGGTTTATTGCCGAGAAGGCCGGGGTCGATGACTTCATTGCCGAGGCCAAGCCAGAAGACAAGATGCAGTACATCCGCACCGAGCAAACCGGCGGCAAACTGGTGGCGATGATGGGCGACGGCACCAACGATGCCCCCGCGCTGGCGCAGGCCGACGTGGGCGTGGCGATGAACTCCGGCACGCAGGCCGCCAAGGAAGCCGGTAACATGGTCGATCTCGACAATGACCCCACCAAGCTGATTGAGGTGGTCGAGATTGGTAAGCAACTGCTCATTACGCGGGGGACGCTGACGACGTTCTCCATCGCTAACGATGTCGCCAAGTATTTCGCCATCGTACCGGCGCTGTTCGTGGCGAGCATTCCGGCGCTGCAACG comes from Fibrella aestuarina BUZ 2 and encodes:
- the kdpB gene encoding potassium-transporting ATPase subunit KdpB encodes the protein MATQETSSNRVASLFQPALIGTAIKDSFIKLNPAVLIKNPVMFTVGVGTLIMLIVTIYIALSGDTTQGTFGYNLTITAILLLTLLFANFAEAIAEARGKAQAESLRKTRQETPAKVIREVGQMTLNEVQVISSAQLRKGDVFLCEAGDIIPSDGEIIEGLATIDESAITGESAPVIREAGGDKSSVTGGTKVLSDKIKVVVTTQPGESFLDKMIALVEGASRQKTPNEIALTILLAGFTLVFIIVCVTLQPFAEYANTPITIAALISLFVCLIPTTIGGLLSAIGIAGMDRALRANVIAKSGRAVETAGDIDTLLLDKTGTITIGNRKATHFYAAPDIAQPDMVRASALSSLADETPEGKSIVELVERMYNVQCTMHNGELALKKADQTIIQSSLATVHFIKFTAETRSSGIDLPVNGPSGTFLRIRKGAVDSIRTIVTKAGHAFPAETDAKAREIAANGGTPLVVTENERVMGVVELQDIIKPGISERFDRLRKMGVKTVMVTGDNPLTARFIAEKAGVDDFIAEAKPEDKMQYIRTEQTGGKLVAMMGDGTNDAPALAQADVGVAMNSGTQAAKEAGNMVDLDNDPTKLIEVVEIGKQLLITRGTLTTFSIANDVAKYFAIVPALFVASIPALQRINIMNLHSPESAILSAVIFNAIIIPMLIPLALRGVDYKPIGASALLRRNLFIYGFGGLVAPFVGIKLIDLVVGLFV